A DNA window from Candidatus Desulfarcum epimagneticum contains the following coding sequences:
- a CDS encoding conserved hypothetical protein (Evidence 4 : Unknown function but conserved in other organisms) — translation MSNIKEAIELYLEPIENDFALSPDHEIMEIAV, via the coding sequence ATGTCAAATATCAAAGAGGCGATTGAGCTGTATCTGGAACCGATTGAAAACGACTTCGCTTTGTCACCGGATCATGAGATCATGGAAATCGCCGTATGA